The window TACCCGTCTTGTAGAAGTTCTCGAAGCAGAAGTTGGTCGCGTCGATGTAGCCTTCGGCGCCACCGCAGTCGAAACGCTTGCCTTTGAATTTGTAGGCCATGACGCAGCCGTTCTGGGCCTGCTTCATCAGGGCGTCGGTGATCTGGATTTCACCGCCCTTGCCTGGCTCGGTCTGTTCGATCAGGTCGAAGATGTCCGGGGTCAGGATGTAGCGACCGATGATCGCCAGGTTCGACGGTGCATCTTCAGGCTTTGGTTTTTCAACCATGCTGTGGACGCGGTAGATGTCGTCGCGGATCATTTCGCCGGCGATTACGCCGTACTTGTTGGTTTCCTGCGGATCGACTTCCTGGATCGCCACGATGGAGCAGCGGAACTGCTTGTACAGCTTGACCATCTGGGTCAACACGCCGTCGCCTTCGAGGTTGACGCACAGGTCGTCCGCCAGGACCACGGCGAAAGGTTCGTCACCAATCAGTGGGCGACCGGTCAGGATCGCGTGGCCCAGGCCTTTCATTTCGGTCTGGCGGGTGTAGGAGAACGAACATTCGTCCAGCAGTTTGCGGATGCCGACCAGGTACTTCTCTTTGTCGGTGCCCTTGATCTGGTTTTCCAGCTCGTAGCTGATGTCGAAATGGTCTTCCAGGGCGCGCTTGCCGCGGCCAGTAACGATGGAGATTTCCGTCAAGCCCGCAGCAAGGGCTTCTTCGACGCCGTACTGGATCAGTGGCTTGTTCACCACCGGCAGCATTTCTTTGGGCATGGCTTTAGTCGCTGGCAGGAAGCGAGTACCGTAACCGGCTGCTGGGAACAAGCATTTCTTGATCATATAAGTCCTTGAAAAGGCGGTGTGTACGAGTTTCGGCGCAGTCTAATCAGGCCGCAGGCACCTTACAATGCCCAAGCTGGCCAACCGATGCCATCATAGAGAAATAAAAAATGGCGGATAGTTCAATCATCTTTCATTGCGAGGGCCAAGCGGTCTCACTGTACGCTCATGGGCGCTGTTTGCGAGCATTTGACGTATCATGGCGCTCTTGATCCCGCCAATGAGGCAGTTAGATGTCGGCAACAAAAAACGCAAACGGTTATTCGGTCAGCCAGGACAAAGACGGTCAGTGGTGGATCATCAACTACCACGGTGAACAGGTCGCCGGCCCCTTGCCCAGCAAAGCGATGGCGGTGGAAGTGGCCGCCGTGTTTCAGGACGAGCGCGCTGCCCCGGCAACCAAAGAGCGTGAAACGGCTCCAGCGCGCAGCCCCCGTCGTAAAAAGTAACGAGACAAGCCTCAAGTAAATGTCGCCTGGACATGGAACGGGGCTTTGTTTATCTGTACCGAAATGGCCATTCGCTATAACCTCGCGCCAGCCCCTTCCTTCTCGATGACGATTCCATGAAAAAATTTCTGGCGCTGTTTGCAGTCCTGGCCCTGGCAGGCTGTGCCACAGCCGAAAAAACCTACCTGAACACCGGCGAACAAGGCCTGACCATCGATTGCTCGGGCGAAGCGAACTCCTGGGCCACCTGTTATGAAAAGGCTGACGCCTCCTGTGCCGGCACCGGCTACCGCATCGTCGGTACCGATGGCAC is drawn from Pseudomonas rhizophila and contains these coding sequences:
- the galU gene encoding UTP--glucose-1-phosphate uridylyltransferase GalU; translated protein: MIKKCLFPAAGYGTRFLPATKAMPKEMLPVVNKPLIQYGVEEALAAGLTEISIVTGRGKRALEDHFDISYELENQIKGTDKEKYLVGIRKLLDECSFSYTRQTEMKGLGHAILTGRPLIGDEPFAVVLADDLCVNLEGDGVLTQMVKLYKQFRCSIVAIQEVDPQETNKYGVIAGEMIRDDIYRVHSMVEKPKPEDAPSNLAIIGRYILTPDIFDLIEQTEPGKGGEIQITDALMKQAQNGCVMAYKFKGKRFDCGGAEGYIDATNFCFENFYKTGKAY